The nucleotide sequence GCGTGGTCAAAAACCCTGGTTGGTGATTCGGGTGGACCTGACCAGCATCGAGAAAACGGGAAAGAGCCTCCCGTACACGCGAACCTACAACGGTGTGTTCGGTCTCCATCTCGTCGTCATCCACGTCAGCATCGGAAAGCTCAGCTTTCCGATGGGCCACGCCATCTATGACCCAGCACAGGAAGAAACACCGATCCAGTTGGCCCTGAAGCTCATCCGGCGCTTTCACCCCTATCTCTGGGGAGATCTCCCTCAGTTCCTGGTGATGGATTCGGGCTTCTACAGCGCAGATGCACTGGATTTGCTGCGTTGGTGGGGGTTTGAGCACATCAGTATCGGTGGCCGGTCTAACCTCCTCTTGGCTGATGGTCGTCAACTCAAGGAGGCAGGGCGCGGCGAATGTGTTGAACTGGCCGGTTTACCGGGGGTGCCCCTCTATGTGTCCTGGGTAGACCTGCCGCGTAACGACAAGATGAAGCGTTTCTACGTGCTTGACACGCAACCGGGAACGGCGCGAACACTGACCAGACGCCACAAAAGACGGTGGCTCATCGAGTCTTTCTTCAAATCGGCCAAGCATGACTTTGGACTAAAGGAAACCCGTCTCCGAACGGAGACGGGCATCGACAATTGGATCTTTCTCGTGTGGCTTAGCATTTCTCTGGCCCTCTACCAGCAATTCAGGGCAGGGATGACAGGGGGGCAATGCCCGGCCTGGTGCCTGACCCTGAGTGAAGCGGGGGAAGAAGTCCGCCTCGTCCTCATGCCGCACGTCGTCCGCCGCACGCTCCTTGCGGCCCTTTACCGCCTGGATGCTGCTGAACTGACGTTGCTGTCGGCAAAAACTGGGCAGGCTGCATAAATGCAACTCATGAGTCATACGGATTCCGATTGAATCTGGTCGTTTCAGATTCAATCCGAGCGGATGCAAGTAGGAAAAAATACGGATTCTGCGATATGGATGCACAGGCGGCGCTTTCCCGACTGTGCAGGAATTAAGCGGAATCCGTATCAACCCGGCTTTCGCAGCGCCTTCAAGTCCTTGTGACCGCCCACGAACAGCGCCACCCGCAACTCGTGAATGAAGTCGCGCAGCCACGCCTCGACCGCTTCGCTGCTCTCCAGCGCGGGTTCGAGCAGGGGCCGCGCCACCGCCACCACCTCGGCCCCCAGCGACAGGGCGCGGGCGGCGTCCAGGCCGGTGCGGATGCCGCCCGAGGCGATGAGTTGCGCCTGTGGCAGCGTTTCCCGCGCTTGCCTCAGCGCCTGCGCAGTGGGCACGCCGAGTTCGCACAGGTCGGGCGTGCGCACCCGCCCGTGTTCGACGAGTTGCTCCACCCGTGCCCAGCTGGTGCCGCCCGCGCCCGCCACGTCGTAGGCGGCAAAGGGGCCGTCCGATAAGGCTTGCAGCGTCTGAACGTCCAGCCCGTGCCCGACTTCCTTGACAATGACCGGGAAGTCCAGCGCCCGCGCCACCTGTTTCAATCGGTACGCCACGCCCTGCCAGCGGGTGTCGCCGCCGCGCTGCATGGCTTCCTGAAGGGGGTTGAGGTGAATGGCGAGCGCGTCGGCCATGACCCCGTCCACCGCGCGGCGGGCGTGGTCTGCGCCGTAGCCGAGCATGAACTGCGCCGCGCCGAGGTTGCCGATGAGCAGGACGTCGGGGGCCACCTCGCGCACGTTGAACGACTCCCAGGTGTCCGGGTGTTCCAGCATCACCCGCTGAGAGCCGAGCATCATGCCCAGGCCGAGGGTTTTGGCGGCGGTGGCGAGGTTGCGGTTGATGAAACGCGCTTTCTCGGCCCCGCCCGTCATCGCGCCGATGAGGACCGGAGCCTGGAGGCGGCGCCCCAGAAACACGGTGTCGAGCTTGATGTCGTCCAGATTGCCCTCCGGCAGGGCGCGGTAGGGCCAGGGCACGGCCTCCAGGCCGGTTTTCACCTTCTGGTACTGGCTTTCGGGCAGCAGACAGGCGTCGATGTGGCGCAGCTTGCGCGCTTCGATGCGGCTCATGACCCTGTCCCCGCACTCAGCACCTGCCGCGCCTTTTCGGGAAGATGCTGGCGGTCGGGTCGGCGCAGCGACGTTCTCGCCTTGCCGAGTTTGAGACACAGGTACACCTCGGCCTGCGCCTTCAGAAACACCACGTAGCCCTCGTCGCCGCCGCTGCGGGCGCATTCGAGGGCCAGCACGTCGAGCTGGTCTTCGAGGTGCCGCAGCGCCAGGTGCCTGGCTCCGTTCGCGCCGCTGTCGCCCAGCCTCTCGCGCACGCCGCCGAGCTGCTCAGGGTCACGCAGCAGCAGCCGCGAGGCCCGGCGCACCAGCGGGTCGTCCAGCGTCAGGGCGCAGTCGCGGCAGGGCTGGGCCTTGGTCGGTTCGCCGCACACCGGGCACTCGCGCCAGCCCTGTTCCTCGCGCCAGCGCCGGGCGCGGGTCACGGCCTCCGCCGCTTTCAGGGCCGCCTGTTTGAGGTCCGGGTCCGTGACCTCCTGCACCAGCTTGCGGGCGCGGGCGCGGTCCGGCGCGGGCAGCGGCGCGGCGCGGGGGGCGTCGGGCGGGGGGCGGATGTGACCGACCGAAAACCGCAGGTCGTTCAGTTCCTGCCCCTCGCCCAGCAGCTCGTTGAGCCGCTTGAGGAAGTGGTGGCGCTGCATCGTCAGGTGGTGCGCCGCCGCGCTGTCGCGCACTTCCACGAACAGCGTGCCGCCCTGCACCGAGCGGGGCCGGGTCATCCGGGCAATCTCAGGGCCGACGGCCTGCGGCCACAGCAGCAGCGCCCGCGCCCGCTGCACGCCGAAGCCGAGTTTGCCTTTGCCCAGTGTCGCGCCCATCAGGGTGGACATGTCGAGGGGACCGCTTCTGCGCCGGGTCATGGGAGGTCTCCGGGGGGGGAGGGCAGATGGCGGATGGCAGATGGCAGAGAGTTGAGGGGGGAGGGGGGAGGGTGAAGGGCGGGGGTCATGCGCTGCCCTCTCCTCTCGACCCTTCACCCTCTGCCCTCTCCACCGGCGTGAACCGTCCTGCCTGCGCCCGCAGGGTCAGGGCCGCGCCGGGGGCGAGTTCGGTGCCGGTCACGATGGCCTGGGGCACGCTGGCGGCGAGGTCGAGCAGGTACTGGCGGCGGTGCGGGTCGAGTTCGGCGGTGAAGTCGTCGAGCAGCAGCACCGGGTCCTCGCCGAACTTTTCGCGCAGCAGTTCGAGTTCGGCGCGGCGCAGCGCGAGGGCCACCGTACGGCCTTCGCCCCGACTGGCGTAGTCGCTCGCCGGAAAGTCGCCCAGGGTCAGCAGCAGGTCGTCCCGGTGCGGACCGGTCACGGTGGAGCCGCGTGCGAGTTCCTCGGCGCGGCGGCCCCGTAGGTCGGCGGCGTAGGTTTCGGGCGAGGTGCTTTCGGTCAGGGTCAGGGCCAGGGGTTTGCGGCTGCCGAGCTGCGCGTTGGCTTCGCGGGCGAGTTCGTCGAGCCGCGTCAGCGCCCGGCGGCGAAACAGCATGATTTCGGTGCCGAGCTTGAGCAGCACGTCGTCCCAGACATGCATGGCCCACTCCTCGCCGCCGCGCAGGGCCGCGTTGCGCTGCGACACGGTGCGCTCGTAGCGTGACAGTTGCTCGCCGTAGCGGGCACTCAGGCGCGAAAGCAGCGAGTCGAGGTACGCCCGGCGCCCCGAGGGCGGCCCGAACACCAGTTCGCTGTCTTCCGGGCGAATCCACACCGCCCCGCCGCGCGGCAGGTCGCCGGTCCTCACCCGCACGCCGTCCACCTTGAGCTGCCGCCGCCCGCGCCCCAGCCCGACTTCCTGAATGCTGAGGCTGCCGCCCTGCTGCAAGTCGGCCCGCACGTAGGCTTCCTGCTCGCCCGCCTGAATCAGTTGCTCGATGCGGGGCGCGTCGGTCTGCCCGGTCAGCGCGAGGTAGGCGGCCTCGAGCAGGTTGGTCTTGCCGGCTCCGTTCTCCCCATAAATCCCGGTCACGCCTTCCGGAAAATCCAGCGTCCCAGGCGCGAGATTCCGGTAATTCAGGGTGGACAGGGCCGAGAGACGCACATCCCCCATTGTAGGCGGGAGGCGGGTTTGGGGACTGTAAGGTGGGGGCTTGCGGAGGGATTCGGGGCAGGGGGCGAACACCGGGCCGACACGAACATGAAGACCCGAGCGGCGCCCCCGGTGCGAGTTCCGAAAGAGGGTCATTTGTAGAGTTCCTCATCCCGTCGTCCCGTTCCGAAGCAAGGAGCTTGCCGCATGCTGCTGACCCTCATCATCAATTTCTGTCTGTTGACCACCATGATGTATCTGCTGAGTCTGACGTACAAGAGTGCGGAAGACATCAACGCCACGGCCGTTCATGTGCCGCGGCTGTTGCTGCTGGCAGTGATGGCGATTGCCCTGATGCTCTATCCGGCGGAGGTGGCGCCGGGCGTCATCATCGACATGCGGGCGGTGCCTATCGCCTACCTGGCCCTCCGCAAGGGCGTGTGGGCGGGGCTGCTGGCCCTGATTCCGCTGCTGCTCTACCGCTTTCATCTGGGTGGGGTCGGAGTCTGGAGTGCGGTGTTCAGCGCCGTGGGGGTGGTGTTGCTGGGCGGCCTGCTGCACCGCTCGGTCGACCTGTCCGCGCCCAGACTGGACTGGCGCTCGCTGTGGTGGCGCCTGCTGCTGGTGTTCATGCCCAACGGCATTCTGATTCCGGTCCTGCGGGGCGATCCGGCGGCCCTGCTCACCGTCTACCTGCCGCTGCTGGTCATGACCTACGCGGG is from Deinococcus wulumuqiensis R12 and encodes:
- a CDS encoding DUF721 domain-containing protein yields the protein MTRRRSGPLDMSTLMGATLGKGKLGFGVQRARALLLWPQAVGPEIARMTRPRSVQGGTLFVEVRDSAAAHHLTMQRHHFLKRLNELLGEGQELNDLRFSVGHIRPPPDAPRAAPLPAPDRARARKLVQEVTDPDLKQAALKAAEAVTRARRWREEQGWRECPVCGEPTKAQPCRDCALTLDDPLVRRASRLLLRDPEQLGGVRERLGDSGANGARHLALRHLEDQLDVLALECARSGGDEGYVVFLKAQAEVYLCLKLGKARTSLRRPDRQHLPEKARQVLSAGTGS
- the recF gene encoding DNA replication/repair protein RecF (All proteins in this family for which functions are known are DNA-binding proteins that assist the filamentation of RecA onto DNA for the initiation of recombination or recombinational repair.), whose product is MGDVRLSALSTLNYRNLAPGTLDFPEGVTGIYGENGAGKTNLLEAAYLALTGQTDAPRIEQLIQAGEQEAYVRADLQQGGSLSIQEVGLGRGRRQLKVDGVRVRTGDLPRGGAVWIRPEDSELVFGPPSGRRAYLDSLLSRLSARYGEQLSRYERTVSQRNAALRGGEEWAMHVWDDVLLKLGTEIMLFRRRALTRLDELAREANAQLGSRKPLALTLTESTSPETYAADLRGRRAEELARGSTVTGPHRDDLLLTLGDFPASDYASRGEGRTVALALRRAELELLREKFGEDPVLLLDDFTAELDPHRRQYLLDLAASVPQAIVTGTELAPGAALTLRAQAGRFTPVERAEGEGSRGEGSA
- a CDS encoding transposase, whose product is MTKKKNSLPDVQEFYRALEAELTPTKWRTFEGTLSMFLEGGSRKQLRQVKTCSPSTVSRLLNTMNTQPLEKARLRFQVKALRAAYDRLRGQKPWLVIRVDLTSIEKTGKSLPYTRTYNGVFGLHLVVIHVSIGKLSFPMGHAIYDPAQEETPIQLALKLIRRFHPYLWGDLPQFLVMDSGFYSADALDLLRWWGFEHISIGGRSNLLLADGRQLKEAGRGECVELAGLPGVPLYVSWVDLPRNDKMKRFYVLDTQPGTARTLTRRHKRRWLIESFFKSAKHDFGLKETRLRTETGIDNWIFLVWLSISLALYQQFRAGMTGGQCPAWCLTLSEAGEEVRLVLMPHVVRRTLLAALYRLDAAELTLLSAKTGQAA
- the fni gene encoding type 2 isopentenyl-diphosphate Delta-isomerase, whose protein sequence is MSRIEARKLRHIDACLLPESQYQKVKTGLEAVPWPYRALPEGNLDDIKLDTVFLGRRLQAPVLIGAMTGGAEKARFINRNLATAAKTLGLGMMLGSQRVMLEHPDTWESFNVREVAPDVLLIGNLGAAQFMLGYGADHARRAVDGVMADALAIHLNPLQEAMQRGGDTRWQGVAYRLKQVARALDFPVIVKEVGHGLDVQTLQALSDGPFAAYDVAGAGGTSWARVEQLVEHGRVRTPDLCELGVPTAQALRQARETLPQAQLIASGGIRTGLDAARALSLGAEVVAVARPLLEPALESSEAVEAWLRDFIHELRVALFVGGHKDLKALRKPG